One segment of Metallosphaera cuprina Ar-4 DNA contains the following:
- a CDS encoding NAD(+)/NADH kinase, whose product MRLKIIHKESPEIYPLVDEIRKLALSMGFVLDDRNADLILAIGGDGTLLRAIDYGKPIMTVKAGRRGFLMDVEPKHVEEALDRLKKGDYIVEEYPLIKVKFPGGEREAFNEVGVLYDEPESIVITVSISGTSFTVEGDGVLVSTPQGSTGWSMSITGVFLMTKDSLEISLVSPILTPVKSLIVPRTEINLIMESKGYDQKARVVVDGNVVGNTKPGEKIVVSPSKNAIIYRFFKIDPVRGIMSWRK is encoded by the coding sequence ATGAGACTTAAAATAATACACAAGGAGAGTCCAGAGATATATCCTTTAGTCGATGAGATCAGAAAGCTAGCCCTCTCCATGGGCTTCGTTTTAGATGATAGAAACGCGGACTTAATTCTAGCTATAGGTGGAGATGGAACTCTCCTGAGAGCAATAGACTACGGCAAACCCATAATGACAGTTAAGGCTGGGAGAAGGGGGTTCCTAATGGATGTTGAGCCGAAGCACGTTGAGGAGGCTTTAGATAGGCTTAAGAAGGGAGATTACATTGTTGAGGAATACCCTCTGATAAAGGTGAAATTCCCGGGAGGGGAAAGAGAGGCATTTAATGAGGTAGGAGTCCTTTACGATGAGCCAGAGAGCATAGTCATAACGGTATCGATCTCAGGTACCAGTTTCACTGTGGAAGGTGACGGAGTTCTTGTGTCAACCCCTCAAGGTTCTACTGGCTGGAGCATGTCCATAACAGGTGTCTTTTTGATGACAAAGGATTCGCTAGAAATATCATTAGTTAGTCCTATACTTACGCCAGTAAAATCTTTAATAGTCCCAAGAACTGAAATAAACTTGATAATGGAAAGCAAAGGATATGATCAAAAAGCTCGTGTTGTAGTTGATGGAAACGTGGTAGGGAACACAAAACCTGGTGAAAAGATAGTTGTCTCTCCATCCAAAAACGCGATTATTTACAGATTCTTTAAGATAGATCCTGTAAGAGGTATCATGAGTTGGAGAAAGTAA
- a CDS encoding YhbY family RNA-binding protein codes for MEGAEVRIGKKGFTHEMKEEISRHLKDHKVVKVKIINKSLGRKEVAEAVAKETESELVEIRGRTFILRKNDSA; via the coding sequence GTGGAGGGCGCAGAGGTAAGGATAGGGAAGAAAGGGTTCACTCACGAGATGAAAGAGGAGATAAGCAGGCACTTAAAGGATCACAAAGTCGTTAAAGTTAAGATAATAAACAAGTCTCTGGGACGAAAAGAGGTGGCAGAGGCGGTAGCTAAGGAGACCGAGAGTGAATTGGTAGAAATAAGAGGAAGGACATTTATACTGAGGAAAAATGATAGCGCTTGA
- a CDS encoding methyltransferase, whose amino-acid sequence MKCLKVPRRKLGELKGVEVHPGYNIIFDGEYALIPVSNFQGELVECNPLPKERTPRLNELIPGLSSFYKVGDILIISPKREIRGEELDLILKTYRAKSLFIRKKVKGEFRVNELIHVAGENRTTTIFSESGIKYFVDVSKVYVNPSMATERLRIVNEIDRGKVLDVFTGYGALAIPLSKKLGYAVAGDINLDGLLMALKSVHLNSSKILLDLVQYDGKYLPFRDKAFDLAVGDNPTAIDDFVNEICRVSLKAVIYKLGKLDAGWERVNDYSKDLFIMKRFLRCDN is encoded by the coding sequence ATGAAATGCTTGAAGGTACCCAGGAGGAAGTTAGGGGAGCTAAAGGGAGTGGAAGTTCATCCTGGGTACAACATAATTTTTGATGGGGAATACGCCCTCATTCCAGTTTCGAATTTTCAAGGAGAACTAGTGGAGTGTAATCCGTTGCCTAAAGAGAGAACCCCTAGATTAAACGAGTTAATTCCAGGTCTCTCCTCATTTTACAAGGTTGGAGATATACTGATCATATCACCTAAGAGAGAAATTAGGGGGGAGGAGTTAGATCTAATCTTGAAGACCTATAGGGCTAAAAGCCTCTTCATAAGGAAGAAAGTGAAAGGAGAGTTTAGGGTGAACGAGCTCATTCACGTAGCTGGCGAAAACAGAACCACCACGATATTTTCAGAGTCCGGCATTAAGTATTTCGTTGACGTCTCTAAGGTCTACGTTAATCCATCTATGGCCACAGAGAGGTTGAGGATCGTAAATGAGATAGACAGAGGGAAGGTACTTGACGTTTTCACAGGTTACGGTGCTCTAGCCATACCTCTTTCAAAGAAGTTAGGTTACGCCGTTGCTGGAGATATCAACCTAGACGGTCTTCTCATGGCACTCAAGTCAGTTCACCTTAATTCGAGTAAGATACTCCTAGACTTGGTTCAATATGACGGCAAGTATCTCCCATTTAGAGATAAGGCGTTCGATTTAGCGGTGGGTGATAACCCTACAGCCATAGACGACTTCGTCAATGAGATATGCAGGGTTTCACTTAAGGCTGTAATTTATAAACTCGGGAAGCTTGACGCTGGCTGGGAGAGAGTCAATGATTACTCTAAGGATCTCTTCATCATGAAGAGGTTTCTCAGATGCGATAATTAA
- a CDS encoding cation transporter yields the protein MLPLEKFNSISKLFLLSGISLIPISILELYYGRYFSSYILIEDSYHGLVDAITILLVALFLRVVHKRSKRFPMGLYNLENLIVIGSSLLILYYSVDALIQSLSSKSSVPIWASGLTIANALITGSIYIAERKYSWLLLVKNDIAHAKLDIMMEGVSSAGLVIDNYYVSLGIVIAIVAFILKESLKTMKEAILSLVGANCESEFGERVEAMLRGFGIDVRKVYVRRLGSFYSIYIIFGVPSFTPIIEVYKIKKKIQRIVSTLDNVVMTDIRTVPIKIINYDTVPPVGKVNEADRTGRGSSSLANGRE from the coding sequence TTGCTTCCCTTAGAAAAGTTCAATTCTATATCAAAGTTGTTTCTTTTATCAGGGATCTCACTCATCCCTATTTCTATTCTTGAGCTTTATTACGGGAGGTATTTCTCTTCATATATATTAATTGAGGACAGTTATCACGGTTTAGTTGATGCTATAACAATCCTGCTCGTAGCTTTATTCCTGAGGGTGGTTCATAAGAGATCAAAGAGGTTCCCAATGGGTCTCTATAACCTAGAGAATCTGATCGTTATAGGCTCATCTTTACTAATCCTATACTATTCCGTGGACGCTTTAATTCAAAGCCTAAGCTCTAAGTCCTCAGTGCCTATTTGGGCGTCAGGGCTTACTATAGCTAACGCTTTGATAACAGGTAGTATATACATCGCAGAAAGGAAGTACTCTTGGCTCCTCCTCGTGAAGAACGACATCGCCCACGCCAAGTTAGATATTATGATGGAGGGGGTTAGCAGTGCGGGGTTGGTCATAGATAACTATTACGTTTCGTTAGGGATAGTTATAGCCATAGTGGCTTTCATTTTGAAGGAGTCGTTGAAAACGATGAAGGAGGCCATTCTTTCCTTGGTTGGAGCAAATTGTGAATCTGAGTTTGGAGAGAGGGTAGAAGCAATGTTGAGAGGTTTCGGGATAGACGTTAGGAAGGTTTACGTGAGGAGATTAGGTTCGTTTTATTCCATTTATATCATATTCGGTGTACCCTCATTCACTCCGATAATTGAGGTCTATAAAATTAAGAAAAAGATTCAAAGGATCGTCTCCACCTTAGACAACGTAGTAATGACAGATATAAGGACGGTACCTATAAAAATAATCAACTATGATACAGTTCCACCAGTTGGTAAGGTTAATGAGGCGGATAGGACCGGACGTGGATCTTCTAGCTTGGCTAACGGGAGAGAGTAA
- a CDS encoding 16S rRNA methyltransferase: MDIILIESSLELVPEQIRYHPSVVKNALKVGKDPSKVLLDISLHYHAMRDLPNREKRGRPDIVHTVLTMVLTDPEFRGEVLIHTVDSRIIKVSRKMRPPKNYLRFVGLMEQLLVYGRVPLEGDPLMEVSTLTLEEVIRDRGLILLDEKGQRVNPSSLCNSKEFIGVGAFPHGDFDPEVRKLSGSSLSISDKTLETQHVVCRLISSCAQG; encoded by the coding sequence ATGGATATAATCTTAATAGAGTCATCATTGGAACTAGTTCCAGAGCAGATAAGGTATCACCCTAGTGTGGTGAAGAACGCGCTAAAGGTTGGAAAGGACCCATCAAAAGTCTTGCTGGACATCTCTCTCCACTATCACGCTATGAGAGATCTGCCTAATAGAGAGAAACGAGGGAGACCCGATATAGTCCATACCGTATTAACTATGGTCCTGACCGATCCTGAATTTAGAGGAGAGGTTCTTATTCACACCGTAGATTCCAGGATAATTAAGGTCTCGAGGAAGATGAGACCTCCTAAGAACTACCTTAGGTTTGTAGGTTTGATGGAACAGTTATTAGTTTATGGGAGAGTCCCATTGGAAGGTGACCCTTTGATGGAAGTTTCTACTCTAACTTTAGAAGAGGTAATAAGGGACAGAGGTCTGATATTGCTAGATGAGAAAGGCCAGAGGGTCAACCCATCATCGCTTTGCAACTCCAAGGAATTCATAGGGGTAGGAGCGTTCCCGCACGGCGACTTTGACCCAGAAGTTAGAAAGCTGTCTGGGAGTTCCTTATCCATAAGCGATAAGACTCTGGAAACACAACACGTAGTTTGTCGGCTAATTTCCTCCTGTGCTCAAGGTTGA
- a CDS encoding DUF84 family protein, protein MLICVGSTNPIKLGAVSDALREIDSQWRIKSVDVSSGVSAQPWCDETFAGARNRAMEALLDGECDIGIGIEGGVCWNRGKIVAYAVIYAMSRDKENFSISPTFTLSNELSKLVLEGKELGEATDLVYRGSNTKRAEGAVGMLTRLIDRKRLYKDSVILALYPFYNGDV, encoded by the coding sequence ATGTTGATATGCGTGGGTTCTACAAACCCTATTAAGCTTGGTGCGGTGTCTGACGCCCTACGTGAGATCGATAGCCAATGGAGGATTAAGAGCGTAGACGTCTCCTCTGGTGTGAGCGCTCAGCCTTGGTGCGATGAGACGTTCGCAGGTGCTAGGAATAGGGCAATGGAGGCTCTCCTAGACGGTGAATGTGATATAGGAATAGGTATAGAAGGCGGTGTCTGTTGGAATAGAGGAAAGATAGTAGCGTACGCCGTCATTTACGCAATGTCTAGAGATAAAGAGAACTTTTCTATATCTCCCACTTTCACTCTCTCCAACGAACTCTCCAAGCTCGTCCTTGAGGGTAAGGAGTTAGGAGAGGCCACTGACCTGGTGTATCGGGGGTCTAACACGAAGCGTGCAGAAGGTGCTGTCGGCATGCTCACAAGGCTGATAGATCGGAAGAGACTTTACAAGGACTCCGTAATCCTTGCTTTGTACCCGTTTTACAATGGGGACGTTTAG
- a CDS encoding ribonuclease P protein component 4, giving the protein MTKRAILERSEELIDLAYQTALEGNLDLSRKYVKLALAYSSKARIKLPVSYKRRFCRVCLTPLVPGLTERRRIRSKILIRTCLVCGWIRRYDTRDAKKLKGIGGGRRGKDREERVHSRDERGDKQALKGSQSR; this is encoded by the coding sequence ATGACCAAAAGGGCTATCTTAGAGAGATCAGAAGAACTCATAGATCTGGCCTATCAAACAGCGTTAGAAGGTAACCTAGATCTCTCAAGGAAATACGTGAAGTTAGCGTTAGCGTACTCCTCTAAGGCGCGTATAAAATTGCCTGTAAGCTATAAGAGAAGATTTTGCAGGGTATGCCTTACGCCTCTAGTTCCAGGTCTAACGGAAAGAAGGAGAATTAGATCAAAGATTTTAATCAGGACTTGTCTAGTATGTGGGTGGATAAGGAGATATGACACGAGAGACGCAAAGAAACTCAAAGGTATTGGTGGAGGGCGCAGAGGTAAGGATAGGGAAGAAAGGGTTCACTCACGAGATGAAAGAGGAGATAAGCAGGCACTTAAAGGATCACAAAGTCGTTAA
- a CDS encoding NAD(P)/FAD-dependent oxidoreductase produces the protein MGEYDVVVIGGGPVGLFGTFYSGLRDMKVLLVDSQDELGGQLVTLYPEKMVYDVGGFAGIQAYDLAQRLIEQAKMFGPDIRIGEWADVLERTQDGMWVVKTDKGGEFKTKTVLISAGIGKITPSRLGAKGEVEYENKGLYYTVRRKNDFQGKRILIVGGGDSAVDWALTLAPIAKEVTLIHRRDQFRAHERSVKEMFEVAKVYTWHELKEVKGDGNKVTQAVIFDNRTKEEKTLNVDSVIISIGHKGDLGNMLKWGLNMKGRDILVNAKMETNLPGVYAVGDIASVDGSPKLALIAVGFGQAAIATSVAKKFVDPNASVFAGHSSEMDKFKK, from the coding sequence ATGGGAGAATACGACGTTGTAGTAATAGGTGGAGGACCCGTAGGTCTGTTTGGAACCTTCTACAGCGGGCTCAGAGATATGAAGGTGTTATTGGTAGATTCTCAAGACGAATTAGGTGGACAATTAGTTACCTTATATCCAGAAAAAATGGTGTACGATGTTGGAGGTTTCGCGGGTATTCAGGCATACGACTTAGCTCAGAGGCTCATTGAGCAGGCTAAGATGTTCGGTCCCGATATAAGGATCGGGGAATGGGCGGACGTACTGGAGAGAACCCAAGACGGGATGTGGGTAGTTAAAACTGATAAGGGAGGAGAGTTCAAGACTAAAACCGTACTCATATCTGCAGGCATTGGGAAGATAACCCCTAGTAGGTTAGGAGCTAAAGGAGAGGTTGAGTACGAGAATAAAGGGTTATATTACACTGTGAGGCGGAAGAACGATTTTCAAGGTAAGAGGATCTTGATAGTAGGAGGCGGAGATTCCGCTGTAGATTGGGCCCTCACCTTGGCCCCAATAGCGAAGGAAGTCACCTTAATACACAGAAGGGATCAATTCAGGGCACATGAGAGGAGCGTCAAGGAGATGTTTGAGGTAGCTAAGGTCTACACTTGGCACGAACTCAAGGAGGTAAAGGGGGATGGAAACAAGGTAACTCAGGCGGTGATTTTCGACAACAGGACCAAAGAGGAGAAGACCCTTAACGTTGATTCCGTAATCATAAGTATAGGACATAAGGGTGATCTAGGCAACATGTTGAAGTGGGGTCTCAACATGAAAGGGAGGGATATATTGGTGAACGCTAAGATGGAAACTAATCTTCCGGGGGTATACGCTGTAGGAGACATAGCTTCAGTAGACGGATCACCTAAGTTGGCGCTGATAGCTGTAGGATTCGGGCAGGCCGCTATTGCCACTAGCGTTGCTAAGAAATTTGTAGATCCTAACGCCTCGGTGTTCGCGGGACACAGCTCCGAAATGGATAAGTTCAAGAAGTGA
- a CDS encoding MqnA/MqnD/SBP family protein, with product MTTIKIGALADSGDLYPFIPMMEGWIKEDGVNLEFEIIPTVQEVNMTVLSKRADVSVPSAAMYPYIQDDYYILGNAVATAVDGITGMPVLSTTNMSVEDLKRSTLIVHGSNTSAFTLYRLLIGKYGKLAIIPKVLDEIKALGKEGDVLVAVHEIKMMYAMQKLGIKPFVITSMWDMWTKISGGAPMPMGTVVISKELGKEAVLKFKDLYERSKRLAEKNLDKVIKRDVEIMSEAQGVNMEREIVEKTIWADIQEYNVPIDKVRQGLEKFYELTQEKGLLPKLKGLDIV from the coding sequence ATGACAACAATAAAGATTGGTGCGCTAGCTGACTCAGGGGATCTCTATCCTTTCATTCCCATGATGGAAGGTTGGATAAAAGAGGATGGAGTAAACCTTGAATTTGAAATAATTCCAACTGTTCAAGAAGTAAACATGACTGTACTTAGTAAGAGAGCTGACGTTTCCGTTCCTTCTGCAGCTATGTATCCCTATATTCAAGACGATTACTACATTTTAGGAAACGCTGTAGCAACCGCCGTTGACGGTATCACAGGCATGCCCGTTTTATCCACGACCAACATGAGCGTAGAAGATCTTAAGAGATCAACGCTTATCGTTCACGGATCTAACACCTCCGCTTTCACATTGTACAGACTTCTGATAGGAAAATACGGTAAGCTAGCCATAATACCAAAAGTGTTGGATGAGATCAAGGCACTTGGGAAGGAAGGGGACGTGTTGGTTGCCGTTCATGAGATAAAAATGATGTACGCTATGCAGAAGCTTGGGATAAAACCTTTCGTCATAACTAGCATGTGGGACATGTGGACGAAGATATCTGGAGGCGCGCCGATGCCGATGGGAACTGTAGTCATATCTAAAGAGCTAGGAAAGGAAGCCGTCTTAAAGTTCAAAGACCTCTATGAGAGAAGTAAGAGGCTGGCTGAGAAGAACTTGGATAAGGTAATAAAAAGGGACGTAGAGATCATGAGCGAAGCTCAAGGAGTGAACATGGAAAGGGAGATAGTAGAGAAAACTATCTGGGCGGACATACAGGAATATAACGTGCCCATAGACAAGGTTAGGCAAGGACTTGAAAAGTTCTATGAGCTTACGCAAGAGAAGGGGTTGCTGCCTAAGCTTAAGGGTTTAGACATCGTATAG
- a CDS encoding DUF371 domain-containing protein: MIALDYINCTGHRNVLAKHQTTLEITKENYLTPRGDCIVCINSNKGAKDLSDNVKSILKTEGYGYLVLLKDGLMDVISGRGSQNLTFTSEVKMIVRKSDFISDATILIKANKSAKDLRRDLVLRLKEGIALALIIASEKPLHDEEILRVIIDSLPASVKLPEFINYSLK, encoded by the coding sequence ATGATAGCGCTTGACTACATTAACTGTACTGGCCACAGGAACGTTTTAGCTAAACATCAGACAACGCTGGAGATAACTAAGGAGAATTACCTAACCCCTAGGGGAGACTGTATAGTCTGCATTAATTCCAACAAGGGGGCAAAGGACCTATCAGATAACGTTAAGTCGATACTCAAGACGGAAGGATATGGCTACCTCGTTTTGTTAAAAGACGGGTTAATGGACGTAATATCAGGGAGGGGATCACAAAACCTCACCTTCACATCAGAGGTGAAGATGATAGTCAGGAAATCCGATTTCATTTCCGACGCAACGATATTAATCAAAGCTAATAAGTCGGCTAAGGACTTAAGAAGAGATCTAGTTTTAAGGCTAAAGGAGGGCATAGCCTTAGCGTTAATTATCGCATCTGAGAAACCTCTTCATGATGAAGAGATCCTTAGAGTAATCATTGACTCTCTCCCAGCCAGCGTCAAGCTTCCCGAGTTTATAAATTACAGCCTTAAGTGA